CAATCCAGCACCATACCAGACTCGAGACTCTGTGAGATAGAGCAAAAAGTCCAGCCCGATCAGACCTGCACTTTCCAATTTACGAGTGGCACAACCGGTGCCCCTAAAATCGCCATGCTAACACATAGGTAATAAATACTCCGGGGTATGCAGACTTCACCTCTACAATACTGATATGTGAGTAGGAACGTCATCAGCAATGCCCATTCCATCGGCCACCGTTTACTACTATCAGAAAACGATGTCATCTGCTGTCCCTACCCTCTATTCCACATTTCCGGACTGGTAATAggccttctttcctctctaACGTACGGAGCCGCAATTGTATACCCTTCACCTACATTCGATCCTTCGGCCGTACTCCACGAAGTCGTGCGAGAAAAGTGCACGGGGCTTCATGGTGTGCCGACTATTTTTATTGCTCTTCTTGAACGGCACCGTCAGCTCAAGACTAGCCCGATCCACGTCAGAACAGGTCTTATAGGTGGCGCACCAATTCCCTCAGCTTTACTTAAGGAGATGCATAAGGCATTTGGGTTCGAAGATTTGACAGTGGCTTACGGTGAATATCTCCCCTTGTCTAATAAATACTTTACTTTCTGATACATGGACTAGGAATGACTGAAACATCCCCAATCAGCTTCATGTCTCGATCAGCAGAGCAGCCAAGTGATGTGGTGGTAGTGCATAGAGATATACTTCCTCACACGTTTGCCAAAATCATCGATTCAACTGGGAACATCGTACCACGAGGAATACGCGGCGAACTCTGTATCGCGGGGTCCGGCGTGCAGAAAGGATACTATCAGAATCCTGAAAAGACTCGTGAGGCGCTCAAAACTGATCACTCTGGAGTTATGTGGATGCATACGGGTGACGAAGCAGTTATGGATACACAGGGACATTGTGTCATTACTGGTCGGATTAAGGATATTATAATCCGGGGTTAGTACATCTTTATACCGCTTCATAGATTGAGCTGTTAACTAACATCCCCCAGGAGCGGAGAATATCTATCCGGcagaaattgaagaagagttGAACAAACACCATGCTATTTCTCAGTCTTGTGTCGTCGGGGTCAAACACGAAACTTTGGGAGAGGAAGTGGCAGCTTTTCTTCAGGGCACTCCCGGTCAGCCTCGCCCTTCTGGTGCAGAGATCATTGAATGGTTACAATTGAGCTTGGGGGCCCAGAAAGCACCCGCATGGGTATTTTGGCTGGGAGATGGTGATGTGCCTGTTGTCTTTCCGATTACTGATAGTGGGAAGATCAAGAGGAATGAGATGGCGGATTTGGGAAATAGACTTGTGGGAAAAATTAGGGGGAGTGTTCCCTCCATGAGCTGTATGACCATCACAGTCTTGCCTTGACTACCGGCCCGCTGTACGATTCCCCAAGTCTCTTTGGGATCAAATGATCCACATCTAGAGTGTTAAGGAGTCCAGGGTGTGCCTGCGAGAGGTCTGTAATGCCCAATAGCTTCATCGTGGTCTCCAGTTCGTCTTTCATGACTGCATTCGTTAGCAGCAATACTCGGATGGGAAAGGACCAAGACATACTCTCAATTAAGCGCTCCACGCCTTCTTGTCCATATGTCAGGCTGTACAAGAACTGCCTTCCCATTCCTACGGCTTTAGCTCCTAAGCAGATAGCTTTGAAAATATCGGTCCCGCGACGGATCCCACCATCGACGAAGACTTCGAGATGCTCAAATACTTGGGGACAGCATTGACGGATTTCCATCAATACCGCTATCGATGATGTCGACCTGTTCACTTTAGTTAGCCTTAATCCACCGGTAAATATGGTATAAACATACGTGTCTACGCTTCTTCCGCCGTGGTTGCTCACAACAATCCCATCGACTCCGTGTTCCGTTGCCATCAAGGCATCCTCGGCCGTCTGAATGCCCTTCAACACAATAGGCAGAGATGTCGACCGTCGAAGCCACTTCAAATCCTCCCACGTGAAGCTAGCATCAATATATCTTCCCATCGTTCTGCCTAGCGCACTGCCTTTTGCATCACCAACACCTTGTGCCCCGGTCATAGGTgctgtatatataatctCTGAGGCGTCAGCCCCGACACGCTCATCTGCTTCCCGTTTCCCTGCAACCGGCGCATCGACCGTGAGAAAAACAGCCTTAATCCCACTTTTTTCAACGCGCCGGAGAAGCTGCTCCGATGCAGCACGGTCCcgatttatatatagctggaaaaagaagggatgACCAGGCGCGCAGGCCGTGATATCAGACACTGTGTATGATGCATTCGTAGATATCTACTCATATCGTCAGACGGTATGGTATAACCGGACCTTAGATGTAAGCATCACTCACACATTGGCCAACGCCATATTTGGCACAACCCCTTGCGATCGCCAGTTCGCCGTCCGGATGCACCATTTTCGCCATGGCTGCGGGACTGACAAACAAGGGTAGACCGGTCTCGCATCCGAGAATAGTGGTCTGGGTGTTGACTTTATTGACATTCCGGAGGACTCTCGGCCGGAGCAGGATACGATCATACATGGATTTGTTGGCATCTCGTGTGATCATGTCCGTAGCTGCGGATGAATAAAATGCCCACGTCTTACGGCTTAGTTCTTGGGAGGCGACTTTTTCGAAGTCGTAGGTGTTGAGGATTGATTCAAGTGGTGGTTTCGAAGAGACTGTCTCTaatcttgtttcttttgagTTGGATGGGCAGCTAATTGATAGTAAGGGCCCATTATGGATTGGGCTTGAATCTGGTCATGTCAGTGTTGGGATCTACTCTTGTCGGGAGGGACGTACGTACTTGTTGTAGAAGGAATATCGGCCATCGTTACTGGTTTATGTATTTTATGACTTTAAACCTGTCCAAATAATAGAGGGTAATATGTTCTTTTGATGAATGGGATATGGGGCTCTATATAGTTCTGGACAGCGATAGCTATAGTCCGGAGTTTTACCGCATCATCGGACTTTTGCCGGAcctgaagatgatggcaTTCCCAACAAGTATCCACTCCATTCTTCATTCACGAGCTTCTAGAACTTCACTTGAATCGGCACCTATACTCCAGTTTTACCCACAAGGAACTAGCCTCATTGCGGATTGCCCGGCAATTCAGATAATCCGTGTTGCAAAAGCCTCGATTGGGTGTTATGAATAGGTGAAGTAAGTATACGTCTCTGCTAAGTACTACTATCCATTAACCTCACCATCACGTTTGGTGCCTTCCAAACCTTTATACCAGTAAATAACTAATTAATAAGGCGAATtgtatagaatagaaatcgCGGTCCGGCTGAGGGACTATATGCCTAGCTCAAAGTTATCTGCTGCCATCTGACCGAGAAGTGTCTCATCGAGTCCGAAGCCAAAAGTCCCTCCGAGATCGTAAAAATTATAATCCCCTGCCCAGAACGCATTAACATCGTTGGTTTCGGATGGTAGGGCAGGAAGGTGGTTCCTATCGCCACCTTCTATCCGATCATTAAGATCGTTTATCTCACTCTCATCTAGAGCACGAAattgctgcagcatctcAAGCATTCCTGTCGCTATATGTTTCGCGAGATGTCGTTCATTGAGACTCATAGCAACATCAGCCAGCATGTCTGCAGAGGACTGAACAAGAGAGACAATATGTCTTGTATTTACAGCCAGACCGAATTGCGTCGAGGTCTTACCCCATGTGGCAGCCATTTTCAAAAGAAACGTTGCGCAGAACGCAACCATGGTATAAGTAAAGATGGGGACACCAGGAAAGGCACGACGaaggtcatcatcctctAATATCAGGGTGAGTGTACTTGTAGCCGCCGCAATAGCTGCATTGGCAGCTTCACGATGCGCCAGTGATAGAGGACTCTTAGAGGTAAGTTCAGGATTAGATGTCAAGCCAGAGGGGTTAATACCACGCAAAGCAAGAGAATTCAACTGGAAGCGGGCAAAGTGATAGTACAGTACCAAGGCTTTTGACGGATAGGATCCCAAGGCAGCACAGTCCTTTGAGCGAGGTTGCCAATGTAGTCTCCACTGATCAATTGCTACGTTAGAAACCCATAGCTTATCGAAGTCTTTGTCTTCTAACGGTCGGTCTAGTTCATTCCCAAAAGCTACGTAGGCCTCTGTTAAAATGGCGAATAGTGCGACCTGTGCGGCCAATCTCGCATCGCCAGGGTGTACCTCTGTCGTATGCATGAATCGCTCGATATTTCGGATTGATTCATCATCAACCGCCGCCGGCGGACGGCCATGGGCGATACTGAACTGATGATCGCAGACATACGTTGCATACCAGAGACAGACACGGTCGCGCTGTGTATTATCGCCCTGTATCAACTTTTGATACGATTGGTGTAACCCAATCTCGGCCGCAATACGCGTGGCCTGTCCTGAAAGCTTCCAGCTGAGATTTGCGAGATAAAATGCGCCAATGCAAAGCGCCCGAACATCATCGACACTATGATTACGAGACAGCGACGAGCCGCAGACGAGTGAGACAAACACGTCATAGCTCTGGTGAAATGCTTCGGTCTTCCCTGGAGTATGCAAGGCACCGATGGTGAGAACGACGGCTGCCAACAGCGTTGAAGCACGTCGAACAGAATCCAACGTGTGATGAAACGGTAGTATACCATCCCATAATAGCCTATTGTTGATACGCATGAAGCGATCGAAGAGGTACTCAGCCTCTGCAAGTGTAACCACCCCTTGAGAGATGAAGTCATCCTGAATCAAGGAAGAATTCGGCCTCCATCCTGCATTAACGCGCAGGTTTTTCAGCCTAGTAAGTTCGTACAGATTGCGCATAGGCACCGTAACGAGACCTGATGAATTTTCTTCTTGCGGCTGAGGGGAATTTTCTCTTGACATGTCCATTGGAGCCATGGACGGCTGGTTTACATTATGGGACTCCGAGCAAGGGCGTGGTGAGCCAACTACTTGACTATTGGAGAATGTCCATAGCTCCGGTTGCTTGGTCTGCTGTAACAGATGGTTCACAGCAGCTCGTAGAAGTGCAATATCTGCCGTTGTTTGTGTTTTCCAGCTGCTGCGTGTTAGAGATAAGGTTGATCAGGCAAAATTGATATTACTCACGCTGAGTCTTCATGTAGGAATTGTTGAGATATGTCATGTGAAATACAATCTAGTTTATGGCGAATACATCTATTGCATGATGTTTCACCTGCATTTGTTTCACATTtcgtcttttgcttcttacATTCCATGCCTATAGTACTAGGTTATTAGCACCGCCGTCGGCCGAAAGATTTCTTGACTTACACACTCGACTTCTTGTTAAGCGTAGGCCTTTCCCGCTCGAGACGCGAGgctcttcatctccatctgaGCGCTGTCTTTTTTTCGGCATGATGACGGTGCATTATAATTGGTGAATGATGTTGGACGGTTGGGGTGCTCAGTGCTCGTAGTACAGCTGGGGTGCCCAGTCTGTGGCCACTGAGACTGAGTCTGAGAAAAGTGGATGTTTCCCAAAGTAGTTTAGCGTGGTATGGACAGTTTACATCTGGCTTGAACCAAAGTACTTATACGTAATAAAAGAACTTTTATTGGCATTTTACAAAGCCCCTTGAAGCTGATATGTGTGAATGGTGAAAGCGACGGATGGTAAGACAAAGCACACGATGGATCGATATGTGTATAAGGTACAAGAGCGAGGACTCAACCGgatgcatacatacatgcgGCATCGAAACTCCTAGAGAGTTGATCCTTATCTTGTTTGTCAGTATACGTAACATCCCAGTAAGTCGCGTCACTTATTGATAGATGTCAGTGGCAGTgttactagtagtaatagCATAAGGTTTGAGCCTGGCGAGAGTCGTGAGATGAACTCTGTGTCAGGTTGTATTCCTGAGTATTTTTGTCCAAGATAATGACCAATGCCGAAGGTCTAGTTTAGCAAATATTGAATTTCAATTATAGAAGATAAGGTGGGAGTTGGGTCTAATACTATGTAATGGCGTAGCTAATATTCCTAGCAGTCTTGTGACTCTTTTACCAAATGATGGGCTCTGCCAAGTCAGAGACTCTTAGAACAAACAGATGAACAAGCATACCATGGTTTGTGAGGAGCAATCGAAACTAATTCAGGAGTCCAGTCCATGGCAGTACACGATCCATGACTAACTCACTAATTACCTGCTACGAGACCCTTATATCTGCAAATACTCAAACACCGGCCTTCCTCCGGATATCCGCCGAATATCGTTACTTCAAATCAAGTGAATCTTAGGTTCTTTCGTGAAGGGATATACAGTGTATGTAGAGCTGATCTGGAGTGCATAAGTGGGGAGAATCTCCAGAACCATTCAGCAGTTGATTCAATGTTGACACACCGACTATGAACATCTTTTAGAGCCGTGGCAAAAGTCAATCAGTTGTCATCGCGAGTTGTTCCGAGCCAACACATTATTGTCGCGTGCTAGACAATGATTGCGTCAGTATATTTTCAGTCCTAAGAGCTAGCTATCGCTTGCGACGCGCTACTGCATGCTACCTGGCAATAGCATCATTTTTCGATTAACCAGGAGGCAGACTGGAGAAACTTGCCCGAGTCATTCACTTCGCCAGGAGGGGTGACGAGTGACGTTCGGTGAGTTAGCGTCCTACTAGACGCATTCGATCACCGGCTATATACCGAGACCCTAGGATCTACGCAATGTTAGAGGGGGCCGCCTTCTCGTCAGTGATGACCTAAATCTCTCCGACTTCGGAGGCAGGTTAAGTCtatttacggagtagaacTGGCGCTTTTTGGAAAGCTGGTAGTGGCCGTGAGGGTTCCTGATTCAGCCGAAACATATCCGTGATTTAACCACAACCTATCTCTGCAGCTCGCTCCATGACCCACATGATACGATAGTGAGCACCAATTTGGCGATACTAACGATGGTTTTATGGCGTTGCAAAATGTCCTCTCGTGTCCACGGTCCTTCTGCAGGTTCTCGGCTCGAGTAAAAGCCCAACAAGGCGGGCAAGTCTCAACGAGGATAGGGTATCGCTTTTCCGCCTGGGCTTTGTTTAGCACGGCGTGTCCGTACATGAGAAACCTTCGTGCCATCTCACCGGAAAGGTCATGGCGCTGGTTGATCCATGCGAGGTCTAACAAATAAGGGGTCTTTGACATGATGAAAGGGTCTGAAACGCGCGGCATCTAACTTGACATTAAAGTCAGTGCGTTTCAATACCGAAGTCGGTAGAGATTGCCCTGCCCCACTGTCTTCCACATGGTCTGTCTgtttaattatctagatGCTTGGTGCAGtgtcttttttcttacctTCTTTTACTGCTCGGAGTAGGACTTGATTTCCGGTGTGAATATCAGAAACCTGGTTGTTTTCATTGGTTGCGTTCAATATACTTTCTCTAGTGAGTCGCTGTTGTAGTTCCAGTTAATGAAGATTGATTACAAAAATTTAGTCACATAGCAATATGCATTGTCTTGCTCAACCTTTCTTGTTAATTATAATTGTggataatatatttctctcctttgattcacagagagaaaaaaatttcTTCGCAttgagaggaagagagaaaaggagaagattgtTTGGGTAGCATCTAAGATAAATGAGGGAGCAGGcaccatacatacagtacgCGAAAAGGTAACCGTGATAATAGTCGGACCATTGAAAATAGCAACAAGCGGGAGGGGAGGAGAATTGACCAAAGAAATCGATGAACGAATAAAATCCAAAACAACATGACCCGAGAAAAGAAGCTCCTCCGAGACGCTCCGCCGGGGGAGGTGGATAGAAGCAGTAAAAAGCATCATCCGGTGGTACTGTACCAATTGTACCAATAATACGACTGACCTCCAGCGTCACATCGTTTGGGAGATGGTCGCATTCGCTCCGTCCAACGGCAGCGGCTCTTCTACCTTACTATCAATCATATTAATCTACTAGACTAACCTTCGTcttatttccctttcctgTCCACATCGtctctttattatttttcgcgctctctctctctgccACTTCCTATTTCATTTTCTGGGCCTCGTCTCCGGTGTGGAGACTTGGCCATATATTTCCCGTATCCACTGGCTGGTCTTGtttgttccttttcattttgATTTTACTTCGCATGATCGTGCtagtttaaatatagtaCTTAATTGACTCCTTCCCTGTCTTCTCCGTCATACCTACTGTGTACCCACATCTACTGTAACATTTTACACTCACACTCACATATACACTCTCTACTGCTGCCTTCAGCGACGTCAACAATTACTACATAGATTCTACTACTCTTTTACTTCGGGTGAGTGCAACCACTTTGTGCGAGGTAAGTAGCGACCATTTTCTTCTAGGCCTGGCCACCCTCTCTGATAAGGTTTTCTTACTTGGTGCGTGCGTTGAAGCTCCCTGCATTATGATCGTCGAGATTGTTGCTTCTTGTTGCCCGCAGGATTTCGTTTTCCATCATTCCACTGCAGATACGCGTCATCACAGTTGATACCATTGAATGTCTACATCTTTACTATTCTAATTTAACGCGATACCGAGACTGACATTCATTTCTCATATTCCAGCTCCAGAGCGCACGATTGCGAAAGTGCCCCACACGCTTGACCGCACTCCGTATTCACTCCTGGTCGCAAGTGGAATCTCAAATAAGGTTACTCCATAACTCCCCCGGATTCCTTCAAGGCATGCACCTTATCGCTCAAACCCCAGTCCTCATTCCGGTCCCTTAGATCCTTCCCACTCGTAAACATTCCGCGATACAAGAGCAAGTAAACACAAAAGCCCAAACTCCGTTCCCCACGGCGACTTGACCGGACGACTTGTTTGCTCGAAAGTCGCACAAGTCGACTTCCACCGGTGCGCAATTATTCTACACTTCGGCTCTCCGTGaatttctcccttttcttccttcgagGTTTCCGTTTCACAATGGCTCCGATCACTACGGCAGCTGCAGAAAAGACgaagcaagaagaatatgATGATATACATGAGGACCCtattgaggatgaggaggatgagggttCCGACCTAGACCCTTCTCAGAGGGAGTACCTGGAGCATCATCGCAAACTTGATCAATTCCTATCGCCTTTGTCTCTTGATGAAGCGGTTCTATACAAACTTGCGCGTCGCTTCTCTAGCGTGTATCGTGATCTGGCCCTACACTCAGAAGAACAGTTTCTGCCGACGCCAGTGACGCACTTGCCCACAGGCTTGGAGACAGGACGTTATTTAGCCATCGATGTCGGGGGAAGTAACCTACGAGTCGCCTTCATTGAGCTGTTGGGGGATGCTGCCAATTCTGATATCGGGTCCACGGATGCCTCAGAGCAATCGACCACCATTCGAAGAGCACAAAGACAGCGCGTGAGACGAACATTGGAGAAAGCGTGGCCTATCCAGGAGCACCTAAAGATGGACAACGCAGAGGACCTGTTTTCTTGGATTGGTGATCGTATTGCGGAAGTGGTAGCCGAAAGTTTGACTTCGGATGCTACCAAAGGCAAGGTCCCCGAAGAATTAGAGATGGGAATCACATTCAGTTTTCCGATAATGTAAGTTCTGGTGCGATCTTG
The sequence above is a segment of the Aspergillus flavus chromosome 4, complete sequence genome. Coding sequences within it:
- a CDS encoding long-chain-fatty-acid-CoA ligase, with the translated sequence MSDNISSLSFLHGPSEPALKSYSIGQLLNQQAAHFPTKEAVIFPTEGTRYTYQELNLRVQTVSRALIAHGVKAGDRIGVFCGNCVGYVEVFLAATRIGAITVLLNNAYSTTECLNVLRTTGCSLLFTATHIGQRDLTSCLRVLKASLDGDELPALKQIILLKTDGDISKQFQSFASFLGQSSTIPDSRLCEIEQKVQPDQTCTFQFTSGTTGAPKIAMLTHRNVISNAHSIGHRLLLSENDVICCPYPLFHISGLVIGLLSSLTYGAAIVYPSPTFDPSAVLHEVVREKCTGLHGVPTIFIALLERHRQLKTSPIHVRTGLIGGAPIPSALLKEMHKAFGFEDLTVAYGMTETSPISFMSRSAEQPSDVVVVHRDILPHTFAKIIDSTGNIVPRGIRGELCIAGSGVQKGYYQNPEKTREALKTDHSGVMWMHTGDEAVMDTQGHCVITGRIKDIIIRGAENIYPAEIEEELNKHHAISQSCVVGVKHETLGEEVAAFLQGTPGQPRPSGAEIIEWLQLSLGAQKAPAWWEDQEE
- a CDS encoding putative L-lactate dehydrogenase, yielding MAPMDMSRENSPQPQEENSSGLVTVPMRNLYELTRLKNLRVNAGWRPNSSLIQDDFISQGVVTLAEAEYLFDRFMRINNRLLWDGILPFHHTLDSVRRASTLLAAVVLTIGALHTPGKTEAFHQSYDVFVSLVCGSSLSRNHSVDDVRALCIGAFYLANLSWKLSGQATRIAAEIGLHQSYQKLIQGDNTQRDRVCLWYATYVCDHQFSIAHGRPPAAVDDESIRNIERFMHTTEVHPGDARLAAQVALFAILTEAYVAFGNELDRPLEDKDFDKLWVSNVAIDQWRLHWQPRSKDCAALGSYPSKALVLYYHFARFQLNSLALRGINPSGLTSNPELTSKSPLSLAHREAANAAIAAATSTLTLILEDDDLRRAFPGVPIFTYTMVAFCATFLLKMAATWGKTSTQFGLATVSSKPPLESILNTYDFEKVASQELSRKTWAFYSSAATDMITRDANKSMYDRILLRPRVLRNVNKVNTQTTILGCETGLPLFVSPAAMAKMVHPDGELAIARGCAKYGVGQCISTNASYTVSDITACAPGHPFFFQLYINRDRAASEQLLRRVEKSGIKAVFLTVDAPVAGKREADERVGADASEIIYTAPMTGAQGVGDAKGSALGRTMGRYIDASFTWEDLKWLRRSTSLPIVLKGIQTAEDALMATEHGVDGIVVSNHGGRSVDTSTSSIAVLMEIRQCCPQVFEHLEVFVDGGIRRGTDIFKAICLGAKAVGMGRQFLYSLTYGQEGVERLIEIMKDELETTMKLLGITDLSQAHPGLLNTLDVDHLIPKRLGESYSGPVVKARL